A stretch of Cyanobacterium sp. HL-69 DNA encodes these proteins:
- the sir gene encoding sulfite reductase (ferredoxin) Sir: MTDSSTIEKKRSKVEGIKERSNFLREPVATELKQDTTHFSEDGIQILKFHGSYQQDNRDNRVKGQEKDYQFMLRTRNPGGFIPPQLYLALEQLSEEYGNHTLRVTTRQGYQIHGILKKNLKTVIKTIVQNMGSTLGACGDLNRNVMAPPAPYKNRLDYQYAWEYADKIADLLAPQSGAYYEIWLDGEKAITAEEAPEVKAARQKGKNGTNFEDSPEPIYGTQYMPRKFKCSVTVPGDNSIDIYTHDLSLVVITNKKGELQGFNVLAGGGLGRTHRKEETFARSADEIGYVKKDDVFDLVKAVVATQRDYGDRTNRRHSRMKYLINDWGVERFKTKLQEYFGKKLESFKKLPKWKYEDYLGWHEQGDGKLFLGISVENGRVKNDGQFQLKTALKEVITKYELPTRLSANHNIILYEINPQWQEDINQVFRNNGVELDPDNVNHLTRYSMACPALPTCGLATTESERILPSIIDRIDTLLAKLGMAEETFVIRMTGCPNGCARPYMAELGFVGSAPNVYQMWLGGCPNQTRLARTYQEKLNIAELEQFLEPLFVYFRDSKKKNETFGDFCNRVGFDALREYAQTYQPNNQKTMKKGEKKPRAKRNEHRISVNEEWYQKLKTIAGEEKKAMNQIVAEALEAYFTK, from the coding sequence ATGACAGACAGTTCAACCATTGAGAAAAAACGCTCAAAAGTGGAAGGAATTAAAGAGCGTAGTAACTTTTTAAGAGAACCAGTAGCCACGGAATTAAAGCAAGATACCACCCATTTTAGTGAAGATGGTATTCAAATATTAAAATTTCACGGCTCTTATCAACAAGATAACCGAGACAATCGGGTAAAAGGGCAAGAAAAAGACTATCAGTTTATGTTACGTACCCGTAACCCAGGAGGGTTTATTCCTCCTCAACTTTACCTTGCCCTTGAGCAACTTTCGGAAGAATATGGCAACCATACCCTCAGAGTTACCACCAGACAGGGTTATCAAATCCACGGTATTTTAAAGAAAAATCTTAAAACCGTCATTAAAACCATTGTGCAGAACATGGGTTCTACCCTAGGGGCTTGTGGAGACTTAAACCGTAATGTGATGGCACCTCCTGCCCCCTACAAGAATAGGTTAGATTATCAATACGCTTGGGAATATGCCGACAAAATAGCGGATTTACTCGCTCCCCAAAGTGGTGCTTATTATGAGATTTGGTTAGATGGTGAAAAAGCCATCACTGCCGAAGAAGCCCCCGAAGTCAAAGCAGCCCGCCAAAAAGGCAAAAATGGTACTAATTTTGAGGACTCCCCAGAGCCTATTTACGGTACTCAATATATGCCTCGTAAGTTTAAATGTTCTGTCACTGTGCCGGGAGACAACTCCATTGATATTTATACCCATGACCTTAGTTTGGTGGTGATTACCAATAAAAAAGGCGAATTGCAGGGGTTTAATGTCCTTGCTGGGGGTGGTTTGGGACGTACCCATCGTAAAGAGGAAACCTTTGCCCGTAGTGCTGATGAAATTGGTTATGTGAAAAAAGATGATGTATTTGATTTAGTCAAAGCAGTAGTCGCTACTCAAAGGGATTATGGCGATCGCACTAACCGCCGTCATTCCAGAATGAAGTATTTAATCAATGATTGGGGAGTAGAAAGATTTAAAACCAAACTACAAGAATACTTCGGCAAAAAATTAGAATCCTTCAAAAAACTACCCAAGTGGAAATATGAAGACTATCTCGGATGGCATGAGCAAGGAGATGGTAAACTTTTCCTTGGTATTTCTGTAGAAAACGGTAGAGTAAAAAATGATGGTCAATTCCAACTCAAAACCGCCCTCAAGGAAGTAATCACCAAATATGAATTACCTACCCGCCTGAGTGCTAACCATAACATCATTCTTTATGAAATTAATCCCCAATGGCAAGAAGACATTAACCAAGTTTTCCGTAATAACGGCGTAGAATTAGATCCTGATAACGTCAATCATCTTACCCGTTATTCCATGGCTTGTCCCGCCCTACCCACCTGCGGATTAGCCACCACTGAATCAGAGCGAATTTTACCTAGCATAATCGATCGCATTGACACCCTTTTGGCTAAATTAGGTATGGCAGAAGAAACCTTCGTCATTCGGATGACGGGTTGCCCCAATGGTTGTGCGCGCCCTTATATGGCAGAATTAGGGTTTGTGGGTTCGGCCCCCAATGTTTACCAAATGTGGTTAGGAGGTTGCCCAAATCAAACCAGATTGGCGCGTACCTACCAAGAAAAACTCAATATTGCGGAATTAGAGCAGTTTTTAGAACCTCTATTTGTTTACTTTCGTGATAGCAAAAAGAAAAATGAAACCTTTGGCGACTTCTGTAATCGTGTCGGTTTCGATGCCCTCAGAGAATATGCCCAAACTTATCAACCTAATAATCAAAAAACTATGAAAAAAGGCGAAAAGAAACCCCGTGCAAAACGTAATGAACATCGTATCAGTGTTAACGAGGAATGGTACCAAAAATTAAAAACCATTGCTGGTGAAGAGAAAAAAGCGATGAATCAAATTGTTGCCGAGGCTTTAGAAGCCTATTTCACTAAATAA
- a CDS encoding Histidine kinase A, N-terminal: MIVSDPLSLQLTDLFPSNGSFNSQFVGVAPQKTEVKAQQEWYSAIVSIQQLLHLTISPQCPKTVQGVVISSPTPAITHTELVGHLEVAVFSPSLEGKMILPACEKNTVVTDQLFSPINIPLQGQDSLNNEDFCLVLTNEFSCLLVKGINSHKQSIFNFSFDPDLINQAWVLLRKKLVINYQYQENYLQELINKFSPRSPHYKIVSHFSQCLLENLRLTELKKSEEIISQTEKKRHQSISLKKTPLPPYPEIELLQALTHEIRTPLTSIKTLTKLLQKKAKSFPELTKYLEMIEQECSEQINRMDLIFRVAELEATPHKQKELNLVPVCLEQILNQTIPIWKRQAQRRNIVLDFIVPQKLPQVVSDPVILTQMLGGLMEKFTRNIPSGGHFQVLVLPSGDQLKLQFLSESNLNSNQVKCLGKLLLFQPETGSLSLNPDVTKHIFNVLGGKLIIKQNQNKGEVLTVFLPLGKQKRTTNHPQLTMDS; this comes from the coding sequence ATGATTGTATCTGATCCTCTATCCCTCCAGTTAACAGATCTTTTTCCTTCCAATGGTTCTTTTAACTCCCAGTTTGTTGGTGTTGCCCCTCAGAAAACCGAGGTTAAGGCACAGCAAGAGTGGTACAGTGCGATCGTATCTATACAACAATTATTACACTTAACTATTTCCCCCCAATGCCCCAAGACAGTACAGGGGGTAGTAATTTCATCACCCACTCCAGCCATTACCCACACAGAATTGGTAGGCCACCTAGAAGTTGCCGTTTTTTCCCCCTCCCTAGAAGGAAAAATGATACTTCCCGCTTGTGAAAAAAATACCGTTGTCACAGATCAACTTTTTTCCCCCATTAATATCCCCCTACAAGGGCAAGACTCCCTCAACAACGAAGATTTTTGTCTTGTGTTAACTAATGAGTTTAGCTGTCTCTTAGTAAAAGGAATAAACTCCCATAAACAAAGTATTTTTAACTTTTCTTTTGATCCAGATTTGATTAATCAAGCATGGGTTTTATTAAGAAAAAAATTAGTTATTAACTACCAATATCAAGAAAACTATTTACAAGAGTTAATAAATAAATTTAGTCCTAGAAGTCCTCACTACAAAATAGTAAGTCATTTTAGTCAGTGTTTATTAGAAAATCTCAGATTAACTGAGTTAAAAAAATCAGAAGAAATTATTTCTCAAACAGAAAAAAAACGTCATCAAAGTATTTCTCTCAAGAAAACACCTCTACCTCCTTATCCAGAAATTGAGTTATTACAAGCCCTCACCCACGAAATTAGAACTCCTCTAACTTCCATTAAAACTCTTACGAAATTGTTACAGAAAAAAGCAAAATCATTTCCCGAATTAACTAAATATTTAGAGATGATAGAGCAAGAATGTAGTGAACAAATTAACAGAATGGATCTAATTTTTCGGGTAGCAGAATTAGAAGCAACTCCCCATAAACAAAAAGAACTTAATTTAGTTCCTGTATGCCTAGAACAAATCTTAAATCAAACTATTCCTATCTGGAAAAGACAAGCCCAAAGAAGAAATATTGTTCTTGATTTTATCGTACCCCAAAAGTTACCCCAAGTAGTAAGCGACCCCGTGATTTTAACCCAAATGTTGGGGGGATTAATGGAAAAATTTACTCGAAATATTCCTAGTGGGGGACATTTTCAGGTGTTAGTTTTACCGTCAGGAGATCAACTTAAATTACAATTTTTATCAGAGTCAAATTTGAATAGTAATCAGGTAAAATGTCTAGGCAAATTACTTTTGTTTCAACCAGAAACGGGTAGTTTATCTCTAAATCCTGATGTGACTAAACACATTTTTAATGTGTTGGGTGGTAAGTTAATTATTAAACAAAATCAAAATAAGGGTGAAGTTTTAACGGTTTTTCTTCCCCTCGGAAAACAAAAAAGAACCACTAACCATCCACAATTAACAATGGATAGTTAG
- the ppnK-2 gene encoding NAD+ kinase, with product MPKIGVIYNDVKPIACQIAAELQSSLTAKGYDVYLATGYTGILGYSYPDRPVCHSPIEQIAEPEFDKDMKLAIVLGGDGTVLSACRQVAPHNIPVLTVNTGHLGFLTEIYLNQLDTAIAQVLKGDYEVEVRSMIEVNVVRDKVKLWEALCLNEVVVHREPLTSMCHFEIKIGRHAPVDIAADGVIISTPTGSTAYSLSAGGPVVTPDVPVFQLAPICPHSLASRALVFSDKEPVTIYPATNNQMVMVGDGNAGCYILPDDQVRMVRSPYDARFIRLQSPEFFRILREKLGWGLPHIAKPSSVELP from the coding sequence ATGCCTAAAATCGGTGTTATCTACAACGATGTAAAACCTATTGCCTGTCAAATCGCTGCGGAATTACAATCAAGTTTAACGGCAAAGGGTTACGATGTTTACTTAGCCACGGGCTACACTGGTATTTTAGGTTATTCTTATCCCGATCGCCCCGTATGTCATAGCCCTATCGAACAGATAGCGGAGCCAGAATTTGACAAGGACATGAAACTCGCCATTGTGTTGGGGGGAGATGGTACGGTTTTATCGGCTTGTCGTCAGGTTGCTCCCCACAATATTCCTGTTTTGACGGTGAATACAGGACATTTGGGCTTTTTGACCGAAATTTATCTTAATCAGCTTGATACGGCGATCGCACAGGTACTTAAGGGAGATTATGAGGTTGAGGTGCGATCGATGATTGAGGTAAATGTGGTTCGAGACAAGGTCAAACTTTGGGAAGCCCTTTGCCTTAATGAAGTAGTAGTACACCGAGAACCCCTCACGAGTATGTGTCATTTTGAAATAAAAATCGGCAGACACGCCCCCGTAGATATTGCCGCCGACGGAGTAATTATTTCCACCCCCACGGGTTCAACGGCTTACTCCCTCAGTGCGGGGGGGCCTGTGGTAACTCCTGATGTACCTGTGTTTCAACTGGCTCCTATTTGCCCCCATTCCCTCGCTTCACGGGCATTAGTTTTTTCTGACAAAGAGCCTGTCACGATTTATCCTGCCACCAACAATCAAATGGTGATGGTAGGAGATGGTAACGCTGGATGTTATATTTTGCCGGATGATCAAGTGCGTATGGTGCGATCGCCCTATGATGCCAGATTTATCCGTTTGCAATCCCCCGAATTTTTCCGCATTCTCAGAGAAAAACTAGGTTGGGGGTTACCCCACATCGCCAAACCCAGCTCCGTAGAACTGCCGTAA
- a CDS encoding quinolene resistance protein NorA yields MNFLKVFQTIERQKLIDIAILFASGLLFWMSMSSLLPTLPAYIEDMGAAPKQVALVMSFFAIGLLGSRVWLGQLADESLNLCLQKSPFPKTINQFIFNLGKSIFGSLVYYPSRKVIILIGATVAAIAPMCYLLFNEIPQLMAIRAFHGISIAAFTTGYSALVVDISPPKQKGELIGYMSLVIPLGMAVGPAVGGFLQEYSTYQVLFSFCAICGFLSLFLACRVREFPPERQQQIREKQKASAHNPTSQKDNYSRGFKELFLDRSFLVPALVLLLVGSLFSTIITFLPLHIRELDINFNVGLFYTGTAIASFSVRFFAGQASDVYGRGRFITVSLFCYIISMILLVSAITPSALIVAALFEGAGAGMLIPVTLALISDRCNFKERGKTFSLCVGGFDIGVALGSAVIGSIFLDFGGYPLLFAIAGFMAVIALIIFVTSANKNLSNSLKFAWGKVPDYHAIKDN; encoded by the coding sequence GTGAATTTTCTGAAGGTATTTCAAACCATCGAGCGCCAAAAACTAATAGACATCGCCATTTTATTCGCCTCGGGGTTACTATTTTGGATGAGTATGTCATCATTGCTTCCCACCCTTCCTGCTTACATAGAAGATATGGGTGCCGCCCCTAAACAAGTAGCCCTAGTGATGAGTTTCTTTGCCATCGGTTTATTAGGCTCTAGAGTATGGTTAGGACAGTTAGCCGATGAAAGCCTCAACCTTTGTTTACAGAAAAGCCCTTTTCCTAAAACTATTAATCAATTTATCTTCAATTTAGGTAAATCAATATTCGGTAGTCTGGTTTATTACCCCAGCCGTAAAGTAATTATTCTCATCGGTGCAACGGTAGCGGCGATCGCCCCTATGTGTTACTTATTGTTCAACGAAATTCCCCAACTGATGGCCATTAGAGCATTTCACGGCATCAGCATCGCCGCCTTTACCACAGGTTACAGCGCCCTTGTGGTGGACATATCACCCCCCAAACAAAAAGGAGAACTAATCGGCTATATGAGCTTAGTAATACCCCTCGGTATGGCAGTAGGGCCGGCGGTGGGAGGTTTTTTACAAGAGTATAGCACCTATCAAGTTTTATTTTCCTTCTGTGCAATATGTGGATTTCTGTCCCTCTTTCTCGCCTGTCGGGTGAGGGAATTTCCCCCCGAAAGACAACAGCAAATCAGAGAAAAACAAAAAGCATCCGCCCACAATCCCACCTCACAAAAAGACAACTATAGTCGTGGTTTCAAAGAATTATTTTTAGACCGTTCTTTTCTGGTACCTGCCTTAGTATTACTTTTAGTCGGCTCACTGTTTAGTACCATCATCACCTTTCTTCCCCTTCACATCAGAGAATTAGATATTAACTTTAACGTTGGTCTTTTTTACACAGGAACAGCGATCGCCTCTTTTTCCGTCCGATTTTTTGCAGGTCAAGCCTCCGATGTCTATGGTAGAGGGCGTTTCATCACCGTCAGCCTTTTTTGTTATATCATTTCCATGATTTTGTTAGTATCCGCCATAACCCCCTCCGCCCTCATTGTAGCCGCCCTATTTGAAGGAGCAGGGGCTGGAATGCTTATTCCCGTTACCCTCGCCCTCATTTCAGATCGTTGTAACTTCAAAGAAAGAGGCAAAACATTTTCCCTCTGTGTCGGTGGTTTCGACATCGGAGTAGCCCTTGGTAGCGCCGTCATCGGCTCAATATTCCTCGACTTTGGTGGCTATCCTCTCCTTTTTGCCATTGCAGGATTTATGGCAGTTATCGCCCTCATTATCTTTGTGACGAGTGCCAACAAAAATCTATCCAACTCCCTCAAGTTTGCATGGGGTAAAGTTCCTGATTATCATGCCATTAAGGATAATTAG